In a genomic window of Gossypium arboreum isolate Shixiya-1 chromosome 7, ASM2569848v2, whole genome shotgun sequence:
- the LOC108486750 gene encoding hypersensitive-induced reaction 1 protein has product MGNLFCCVQVDQSTVAIKERFGRFEDVLEPGCHCLPWFLGSQLAGHLSLRLQQLDVRCETKTKDNVFVNVVASIQYRALADKASDAFYKLTNTRTQIQAYVFDVIRASVPKLNLDDVFEQKTEIAKAVEEELEKAMSAYGYEIVQTLIVDIEPDEHVKRAMNEINAAARLRVAANEKAEAEKILQIKRAEGEAESKYLSGLGIARQRQAIVDGLRDSVLGFSVNVPGTTAKDVMDMVLVTQYFDTMKEIGAASKSSAVFIPHGPGAVRDVATQIRDGLLQATHQ; this is encoded by the exons ATGGGTAATCTTTTCTGTTGTGTACAAGTTGACCAGTCTACAGTAGCCATTAAGGAGAGATTTGGCAGGTTTGAGGATGTTCTTGAACCTGGATGCCATTGCCTACCTTGGTTTCTTGGAAGTCAACTTGCTGGCCACCTGTCGCTAAGATTGCAGCAGTTGGATGTTCGTTGTGAAACCAAGACTAAG GACAATGTATTTGTTAATGTTGTTGCATCTATTCAATACCGGGCACTGGCAGACAAGGCAAGTGATGCCTTTTACAAGCTGACAAACACAAGGACACAAATTCAAGCCTATGTGTTTGATG TTATTAGAGCAAGTGTTCCGAAGCTAAATCTGGATGATGTTTTTGAACAAAAGACTGAAATTGCTAAAGCTGTTGAAGAAGAACTTGAGAAG GCTATGTCTGCCTATGGGTATGAGATTGTTCAAACACTTATTGTGGACATAGAACCTGACGAGCATGTGAAGCGTGCAATGAATGAAATTAATGCCG CTGCAAGGCTGAGAGTGGCAGCTAATGAGAAGGCAGAGGCTGAGAAAATTTTGCAAATCAAACGAGCTGAAGGTGAGGCTGAGTCCAAATATTTGTCGGGGCTGGGTATCGCTCGCCAACGACAAGCAATTGTTGATGGTTTGCGAGATAGCGTGCTTGGATTCTCTGTTAATGTCCCGGGGACTACTGCAAAGGATGTTATGGATATGGTCCTGGTTACCCAGTACTTTGACACCATGAAAGAAATTGGTGCTGCTTCTAAGTCCTCAGCTGTGTTTATCCCTCATGGTCCTGGAGCTGTTCGTGATGTCGCTACTCAGATTCGTGATGGACTCCTCCAGGCCACACACCAGTAA